A DNA window from Solanum lycopersicum chromosome 3, SLM_r2.1 contains the following coding sequences:
- the LOC138347809 gene encoding putative E3 ubiquitin-protein ligase SINA-like 6, whose translation MIRVNHSSSSEEEEEMARFSVGRDEHDNDEGGPCNSSTSVCKRRRTTAGPFSRGVVIRQQEEVEERERERVVQEKVEEEAEEEDWGSESEGNFRSSGDRRVPVRESEVLRENRSISGESMYQNFEDSIINRSISVTLLDPDVLDCPICFEHLCVPVFQCGNGHIACAPCCIKIANKCPSCCLPIGYNRCRAMENVLESLKVSCVNNRYGCKEILNLSKKTDHENACIYVPCFCPSHGCDFIGTSAKVYAHFSKKHASSAEHISFNAVHPIYIEKDQRYIILQMRTEGILFIVNHASDRVGSAINIICVGQARQKRRFSYKLVVTDGESSFKLESVAESVPNWSEDSPMKKFLVVPKDVVNSSARLKLDVLIEEKE comes from the exons ATGATAAGAGTGAACCATTCATCTAGCagcgaagaagaagaagaaatggcGAGATTTTCAGTTGGAAGAGATGAACATGATAATGATGAAGGAGGACCCTGTAACTCCAGCACATCTGTATGCAAGAGACGGAGGACTACCGCCGGACCTTTCTCTCGCGGCGTCGTAATCCGTCAACaagaagaagtagaagaaaGAGAAAGGGAAAGGGTTGTTCAGGAAAAAGTAGAGGAAGAGGCAGAGGAGGAGGATTGGGGATCGGAATCTGAGGGAAATTTCCGATCGAGCGGTGATCGGAGGGTGCCAGTTCGTGAATCCGAGGTTTTAAGAGAGAACAGGTCTATTTCTGGTGAGAGCATGTATCAGAATTTTGAGGATTCAATCATAAACAGGTCAATTTCTGTGACGTTATTGGATCCGGATGTGTTGGATTGCCCGATCTGCTTTGAACATCTCTGTGTTCCTGTCTTTCAG TGTGGGAATGGGCACATAGCATGTGCCCCTTGCTGCATCAAGATTGCTAATAAGTGTCCATCATGCTGTTTGCCAATTGGATATAACCGTTGTCGAGCTATGGAGAATGTTCTAGAATCTCTGAAAGTGTCATGCGTGAACAATAGGTATGGTTGTAAGGAGATTCTGAATCTTAGTAAGAAAACTGACCATGAAAATGCATGCATCTATGTGCCTTGTTTTTGTCCTTCCCATGGCTGTGACTTTATAGGTACTTCAGCAAAGGTATATGCACATTTTAGCAAGAAACATGCTTCTTCCGCAGAGCACATTTCTTTCAATGCTGTCCATccaatttatattgaaaaagaccAAAGGTACATAATTCTTCAAATGAGAACAGAAGGTATACTTTTTATCGTCAACCATGCTAGTGACCGTGTTGGGAGTGCTATCAACATCATCTGTGTTGGACAAGCTAGGCAGAAGAGAAGGTTCTCATACAAGCTTGTAGTAACAGATGGGGAAAGTTCTTTTAAACTAGAATCCGTTGCAGAGAGTGTGCCAAACTGGTCAGAAGATAGTCCTATGAAGAAATTCCTTGTGGTCCCAAAAGATGTCGTTAATTCCAGTGCTCGACTGAAGTTGGATGTTCTCATAGAAGAGAAGGAATGA